tgttcccaggccagatgagataaaTAATCGCTCTCTTGTGTGTTCTGGGTCTGCCCCAGGGTCTCCTACCAGTTGGACATGCCCAGAAAACCAGCAGAAAGGTGTCCAGGATTGGACACCCTGTTCATTCCCTACTTTACAGTATAGTTAGACTCTGCAAATACTAACTATTTGCAGTCCTCTTCCTCAACCAGTCAGCAAAGATTTAATATTTCAAGCTACTTTTTTGCCCTTAAAGATGCAATGTAGCTTCTGAAAGTTTCAAAGACATTTCTATTCAAATTTAAAGTAGCCCTGAcaccaaatatataaataattataacTTTAATGTTCAAAGAAACTGTATCAAAGGTTATAAAAACTTAATCTGCCTGTCAACATTATGCAATTATATGCTGCTGTTATTTCTGTCACAGAGGCAGTGAGCTAAAACTGCTAAATTTATGGCCCACCATCAGTGTCCAGCTATCTCTGAGTGAAGGTCTAGGATGGTTTCTCATGGGAAAACAAAGGCCTTCTTTTCAGGTTAGGGAAGATCACTGTAACGACGATGATGAGAATGAtaaggatgatgaggatgatgaaaatTACGACAACAGCACTGCTGTCCTGGCAGCACACCATGTCCTGCCTGACTTAGCCTTGTTCACACATAGAGCCACTAGCCAAAGAGTCTGCAGTTTATTTATAAGCTCTGCCTGACGGACATTTCATAAGATGAAGTCGCGGTAGTGGAAATGTACTGACTGGAGCTTTCACGGTACAGTGAATCTAATATACACAGCAACTGTAACCACTGCATACTCTGATACGAAGGAAGTGAGTATAAAGGTGTCTGGATGTTGTTACTTGACTTACCTGTGACATACATATCGTTTCCGAGGGCAGCTATGCTGTAGCCTCCTCCAAGGTGGTCAGGGAATTCAGCCAAGTAGCGCCACTGTCCAGTCTGGGGGTTGTAACAGTCCACTGTGACCAGCTCATCACAGTCCTGGTCGCAGCCTCCGACCACCACTAGGATTTCTGCCAGTCCTGTAGATGGCCGTGGCCGCATGCGGTGACAGGGCCTGTCGTAGCGGTCATACTCACAGGACTGGAAGCTGCGGGCCTCGTTCACCATGCGGAGGCAGGTGGGTGAAAGGTAGACAAGTGGGTCGCTCTCCACGTGGGCCAGCAGGAAGAACCTCCTGACGAAAGGGAGTCGGACCTGCTGGAGGAGCTCGGGCCAGTAGTGCAGTCTCCGCTGGAGATCAGCCTTCACCCAGCGCACTGCAATTTGATAAACTGTCTCCTCCTTGTCCACACAAAGATCATCGTCTGATATGAACTCAAGCAGGCGCTTCCAAGGTAACCGCTCAAAGTCCGTCCCTTTAGCCAGCTCCATTATGTTTTTGAGGACAAAGCGGCGAGCGCTGGCTGCCAGCTCTCTGCAAGCATAGGCCTCTGCAAAGTCCTGGATTTCTAAGCAGTTGGAAACATCCAGCCGCTGCTCCAGAAATGCACAGCAGGCCTCTTTGACTGAGGGAAACTGAAACAGATCAGCCGTCTTCAGAAGGAGGTCCACATTATCCTGAGTGACGGTGACCCTTCCTGTGTAGCAGAAGTCCACCAGCAGACCTAAAAGCTCAGCTGACACCTCGTGTAGAACCACCCGGTCCATAACGCTCTCCCTTAGCGTTCCTGCAAACATAGCCCGGAAGTAGGTGCTGGCAGCGGCCAACACTGTGCGGTGACAGTGGAACTCACGGCCCTCGGCACACAAAGTCACATCGAAAAACTTCCGTTCAGCTCTGAGTTCATGGATTCCCCGCAGCAGATTGAAGGCGTGAGCCGTGTCAAAAAAAGGCAGGGTGGATGGTTGTGTCTGCAAGGCTGGTTTTTCCATTGCTCCTCTCTGGGTAATCGGTTACCGGGGGTTCTGCTCAGAATGACGTTTTCAtctaaaacagagaaacaccaGAAACATTCATCAAATTTCAAACCAACATGTTACATAAACTAccaataattttttattatcaattcatctgctgattattttcttaattaaccaattgtttggtctataaaaagGTTTCACAATTGTGAAAAATACCTTTGACGGTTTCCTAAAGCCCAAACAGAAATCTTGAAATTACTTGTTTCAACTTAGCAGCAGCCCAAAACCCAGAGTCACTCTATCACAAGTCTGTTCACGATCacatcagacaaagaaaagcagcaaattctcacaattgagaagctggaactaggGACTCACTTGAAAAATTACTAGCTCTTACACCATATATACCACTGTCAAACACAGTTATCTATGATGGTGAGGGAAACGAGAAATAGGATGACGTTTAATATTGAAGAAAGTTTCACAGTTTAGAATAGTCCTAATaaagatcaaaaacaaaataaatttacatttctACAACCTCaatgtcagagaaaatgtttaaaagcaaacacaagCCAAATTAATTTCCATCAGTTCATTTCACGGGTAAGTAGTGATCATTTAAGAAacaatacagacaaacatgtgaccAACATTGCAGGCCGCTGGCTCAAATAAATtacttgatttcttttttatcaaaAACGCAAACTGTTTTTTCCCTACCTGACGAACTCGTCCAGGCACGTTTCACAAGCAAAGTGACAGCGTACAGCAGTCGAGAATATACGACAACGAAGCTCAGCACAACTCTGAATATGACCAGCTCTTTACCCGCGTTTAAGAAAGAGAGCTCGCTTGTACTCAGGGGCTATAAATACACCAGCAGTGTCCATTTCCAGAGAAGGGGGGAGAGTTTGAGGAGAACACCTCACACGCTGTGGGCTAATGCTGCGGGGAGAGTATAAACCCCCCCCACTGGTATGTATCTGTGGTCAGTCAGTGTGAGTAAGTGGTCTTTGAGAAACAAGCCAGCTGAATCTGGgcctcatcaccaccatcagcaCAGCAGCAGACCAAAACACAGAGCTTCCTGTCATAATATTCTGCAATGAGTTTACCAAAGCACAAAGGCACCAGCACACACCTACTCTGAccacagcagacaaacagcaaCAGGAGCAACTCAGGAGTCAGAAACATACTCATGAAACGACGAAACGATGACCGAATAtctacaaaacaaaagacattttccATCAGTCTTAGTCttaagtgctaattagcaaatgttagcatgctaacacattaAAATAAGAAAGTGAACACTGGTCAACATTATAACCGCTTCACATCATCAAGTTAGCACTGTCACTGTGAACATGCTAGCAGACTGACATTAGCGTTTTCTTCAAAGCACCACAGTGCATAAGTAAATCCTCACAGAGCTCCAAGCATCGCTGTAGACTCTTagcaaaaatatcaacataCGACGATTTGAAGCTTCTCAAAtctgagaatttgctgcttttccttggCTTACATTATAGTGAACTGAGTAACAGCTCCAAAAATCAGTCATTAGTAAAAGAACTAGCAGTTATTTCTCAACGGTTTGACCAtctattaatcattttaattatttttgaagCAACAATTTCAACCATCGCTGCTTCCACCTTGTCCAGTGTGAAGAgttcctgcttttctctgtgttacactcaatatatttgggttttgtaTTAAGCAAAACATCTGAAGATTCCACCTTGGGCTGTGGGAAACGGTGATGGGCATTtctcaccattttctgacattctgACATCCTAAAattaatatctttgggttttggccTGTTggttacaaaaaaataaaagttgagtACCTCACCTTGGGCTactttatagaccaaacaataaacaaaatatgacaattaatgatgatgaaaatgatgttgCAGCCCTGGTCTTCCAAAAGTTTTGCTTTGTGACCcccaaaatgtgtgtttttgttttctgttgaaatcTGTTTCAACACCaactaaaaatgtattaaatattgaCCCTAGTAAAGGTTTTGTGCTTGTAATTCTGAATTACATATGATACATATGATGATGTTAATAATTCATTGCTGCTTACTGAGAAGAATAGCTGATTTGGACATTGCACTGGGGATTAAATTTCAGGTGTTCACTCCTGTAAAATCACCAGgacaaaatgaacatgaatgaaatttttattatttaaaaaataccaGTTTCCAATGACTTCATAGGAACCTGCATTAAAGGCCAATCTGAGCTTCTTGTCAATATTTGGAGATGACCATTCCTTCTCAAAATACACAGGTATCTCCTTACAGAGATTTGTTTAAAGGTTGTAATAAAGCCCCTGGTTCTCCGGCCAAAGGACTTAGCACACATTCCACACCAGGGTTCAACAATGCAGCGATCCACATAGCTCTGTGAGGGATCAAACTGTTCTGTGAAGGGCAGACAGGGCCTCACAACCCAGAtctgcactgaaaaaaacacatcttcctAACTTCTGTGCGAGTGATTGTCTTTATGTTAGAAGGGATAATGGCATTTCCTTACATAGAAGTGATGAGTTTTCCtttaagtcagtcagtcagtcagtcagtcagtcagtcagtcagtcagtcagtcgtgTATTTGATTTTCTTACTCCCACTCTCCTGTGTTACAAATACTAAAAATTTTCTTTCACAATAATGCAGCGATTCAATTCTAACATCTGTTCTTCATATTGTTTTAgctattttatcttttactaaACATTATAACAAACAGGGCAGCTTCAAACTCCAACCATCTGGGAGTATTGAGCAGCTTTAAATCAGTATGTTTACCAACCAGCTCCAAGAATAGCCCACAGAAATTTATACTCTcaaaggaaagggagagaggcaaggtgagagggagggaaacaggagAGGTGTGGACACAATCCCACTGCTATGACTGAAGAGCACAGAGAGACCAGTGTAACAGCCAGACAACTACCCCGCCCACCTGCACAGCCTAGCTATATAGGTGAAAGGGTCCCTATGCCCCCTTTTCATCACGTACTGTAACAGTATTAGTCTGTCTGCCCTCAGGGCTGAACTCATGACCTGCAGTTATATTCAGgataaaaacactcagagaagtACAACGCTGTTAGTCACAAGACTTAAGTAACACCCTGGCTAAAACTCCAGAGGATGGTAGGCGTAAATTATTTTCTATTCCTTAATGGGCTGATGAGAGGTCTATGTCTGTATTTGGGAACCATCAAAACTACTGTAAATAGAAACTCAGAAGGTACTTTGATTTTAAGGCGCTGACTAAATTAAACTACTGAATCAGAGTTGAAATATCCAAGAACGAGACTAAGAGTCTACAATCACGCCAGCAGCTCAACGAGGCTGTAACATCATGCTATGATGCTCACCATAACAACAATAGAGTTAGggttagtttagtgtgttagcatgctagcacaGAGTACAACTGAGGCGTATTGGGATATCCTTTTACAggtatttatatataataagaACTGGCTATCACAGTTTTCTAGAGACCAAGGTGAGGTAgtcagattttatttctttctggCCAACAGTCTAAAGGTAGGGGTGTAATGATTCTGAGACCAAAACTGCAATACAAAAGTCCACAATCTTGTGTTGCGATATACCAAAAGACAGAACCACCAAACTTTTGTGGCAATCCATCAAACaattgctgagatatttcaggaAAAATACACAGGCAACATACTCAACAGTAGAAGACTGATgggaaacaaaagcaaaacattacacaaacaaaGCATCATCTTGTAAAAGCCATCTTGCTTCATttgaatctaaaaaaaataaagttggcTTGATTCATTCAGTCCAGGGCGTGACTTTGAGTCACAGTTTCATAACACAGTGTGGCTTCCAAGAGTCCCAAGTATTCAGTGaaggtacagtatgtttatCTGGGAGCTGTTCTGTGCATGTGAACAGGGTAAATCAAAAACAGTTTACACGTAGGTACTTACAGTATGTACTGCATCTCTTGGTCTCAAATGCTGGTGTTGCCTCTTGCTGGTGCAAGCTTGCAATTACCAAAGACAATTTCCAGACAGGCTATATCaccattttgcatttttgtcaTCTCAGTTTCAGCAGTAGAATAACTCCACTGTGTACAGAATGAACTTACTGAAACTTGGCTATTCATGTGTTAAGCTTAGGCAACTTTGCATATCAAAACAATGAATATATGACAGAATATGAAGCATATAacctggaatttttttttttctgcaataatAAACCAACATCAAATCAACAACATGTAACCTATTCTGTAACACACCAGTGCTCAGATTCGTGTGGTGTACAGCAGCACCTGTTACACCAACAACCATACAAAGACAGCTGCTCAAGTCTGCTGGGGCCAAGGCAACCATCAGACTGGAGCGACATAAACCCCTGGCTCTACACAGCTGAGCCTGGCCTGGCCATAAAAAGGCAACCATAGACTCCCCACACCATGAACTCATCTCACTCCCCAGGGCCAGCAAGAgactacacacaacacacagacagtatgAGAATGGATATGTTCCTCACATATAAAGGTGGTTTTGATTGTAGTGTTTTTAATGCAATCACATGACGACCAACCGTAGCAAGACACGATCTTAACAATCCATATTCAAGCAGGATTTcagcaaacacatttacatttactcaagtgctgtacttaagtacaaacCTGAGCTTCTTGTGTTTACTCGAGTATTTGAATTTTAATACTAGGACTGCAACTAACAACTAACAATTGTTTAATTGATTAGTTTACAATATGtccaaaaacagtgaaaaatgcatGTTATTATTTCCCACAGCCCGaggtaaggcattaaaattacTTATTGTATTCGACCATCAGTCCGAAATCCACtatatttatttcacagctatagttactttacaaattaagattctacatgtaaaatatacaaccagcttttaaaatatgatgcactgttATAACTACCAAACAGTTACAGTTGTTAAAAGTAGTTCCCCCttgacataatatatatattatactacAGTATGATTAATAATTTCCAATATCAGATATGATAAATATAGTCATTTGAATGGCACAATtttgcataatgagtactttcGCTTGTGATACCTTCCAGTACATTTGCTGCTAATACtcatacttttacttaagtaaaatgaGGTAAAAGTGGCCAATGAAGTGTCATTAAGAAAGTCCATGAACCGCTGCTTGTTCAAGTGGAACTTTTCTTGGCTAAACTTTTCTGTCTTACTGTTAAGACTACTAGTCTCCAAGTGGAGCAGCACATGATTCATCAAGTCTTGTACAGGGAATGCCGGGCAGGATACATTTCAATAACACCTAAAAGGCCTGTTTCTGTATTATGACTCAGTTTTTACCACCAGGGATGATTTCAAATACCAAGTAATGTGCTCTATCATCTGCCCCTACATTCCTGTAATTCCTGCTCCTGAAACAAGACTTACAGTCTGAGTTTATCATAAACATCAGTGTGGAGGAGGTATTCCCGATGCTTCACTAATACCACATTAATACTCCATTACGTAAAAGTCCAGCattgaaaaagcagcaaatattcatattcCCGAGGCTGGAAATCTTTGGTATTTCTCCATGAATAATTTGTATAGTTACTGCAAGTATACATTGGCATgagaagaaaatattcaaattaagtacaagtacctcagatTTGTACTTAGATAAACATAGTTTCATTCCACCACTGATAAACATTTGCATCATTCAGGCCCTGCATCCATACATGTCCAAAATATTGAGCACAGTGAGGCCTCAGTCTTAAATTGCTTTTGAAAAAAGCTCCACATCCAAAGCCATGTTTGGCAAATGATAATATTCAAATGTCGTTGCTCGTGCTGTTTCATAGCTCAGATACAATGCTAGGCCCAAAGCCCCATACACAGATGTCGTGCCAGTAAATGTCTAAgcttatttattatcattacaaCACgacatgatgaaaaatgtttagcAACTTCTGTCTCGCTAATTAACTTTCGCCATGATGTAGATACTTACTAAATAATGCCTGTTTATGTGCTGATAAATCCGTTTCATTGCCTTATATGTGTATAATAGCGTATGGTGTACATACCAAACAATAttttgaagcagcagctgtaatTTAACGCGTTAAACACCGGCCGTGAACATAAAAGTAGTGTCATGTCCATACGAGGCTCGTACGTTATTTTCCTGTGGGACACAACGTCACTGCTTATGTCAATCTGTCCTCCAACAATCAACAATCAAAACCAGAACAACTCAGTTTTAAACGACTTAccagtgtttgtgtccaccCGCTGTTGATGCTTTCACAGAGTATAACGGATTAACACAGAACCAATCGAGCTGGAATTAAAGTTTGACGCCGCTGATCCGTTTGGCCTCCTCTGCGCCATGATACCTTGCACTGGAACAAATGTTGCCTTCACGGGGTGTCGGAGCTGTTGGAATCAAGTGGAACGCGCAGATAATTCTGCAGTCGACGACCCTGGTAAGGGATAGTAATCACGGCAGATACAAAGAATTtatactactactgctgctgctactactactactaatactactactactactactactgataataacaacaataagaagaagaagaagaagaataaaataataagaataagaataatatCAACCGCAACATGAGCTATAACTACAAGAAGAGGATGAAAACGAAGAATGACATGGcattatcattactattattattattattattagtagtagtagtagtagtagtagaatcTTAGACTTGCACACTCAGTATTGTCTTTTAAGTCTGAAAACTCAATTTCATCATAAGGTTTTCTTGTAAACTGGAGTGGAAATTAACTAACCAACCATTACCTGGtctaaaaatgcaaaaacagcaaataaattatttaaaaaagaacagaatgtaaataacagttataaaaaaatctgttatcaTTTCATGTCAGACCACAGGCATGAATTACAATCTGGACGTTTGGAAAGCCGTCGCTTAGAATGAGTACTTGAACGCAGCTTTCAAAACTCATTCCCATTATTTTAGAACATAACTAAAACAGTAATATAGGCAATTAAGTTTCCTGTTACTGCAGTAGTTTACAATATGTAATCTAGAAGAATGTTTTCAagcatttttaacttttttttaggttttgttGTGAGCAGTTGGCAGTATCTGAAATGACACAAGGTCGCCATGCGGTCTGTGGGCTGGTTTCAAGACTGGCGTTAAGTACCAGCCACATACTGGGCTGAAGCATCCCTTtgttaaatgattttttaatgttgtgatgATTGGTTGacaattttctttcattttcttcaggtTCAAATGAGCTGTACAGGTgaaattgttgaaaaaaaactgaaataaatccATTTCAATTCAAAGTTTTCACTACAGAcctatgtttgtttttctatccTTCTGTAAAACATAATCATGAGGCAAcacaatgactgaatgaattcaAGATTCACTCAAAGGCTGAGGAAATTAGAGCTGCTAATATGGAGAATCCGGTTTTACTAATAGGGAATACCAGGATTTAGTGAGAAACATTatggtgatgtgtgtgttatataaTGTGTTTCAGAGAGATTTTTATTCTATGCATATTTTGTGTTCATCCGAAgtgataaaaatacaaacaaaatggaaCAACTTCTGATTTCATGGAGACCCCTGGTGGCAGCGGAGGGTAAAACAAGGGGTGGAAACTGGCTGGCTTCATGTGTCACACACTGGTTGTGATGGCAAATACAGTAGCAGACTGGTGTTCTGGATGAGAGGCTGAATTCTGTTAAAGAAAAGAGTGAATCTAAGTTTAATTCTATaagaatgaagaaaaattatgttattctttattgttttagtAAAGACTAAAAGGGAACTATTAGTTAGGAATAATCTGTCCTTCCAAATTTTGACCTTATGAATCCTGCTCCATCAGATGTTGtaataaaatcagaaaatcaTCGACTTGTAAGTGTGGGAAATAGCTACAAGGACAAGCATCTTATTTGTGAACAATTTAATCCAACCAGGTTATATGTATTTATAGTTACATTATAAGGGTCTATCATTAACAGAAGTGACACTTTTCAGGAAGCAACCAGGATGCAGGAAGACTGATAAAGAGTTTCAGGCTGACAACCTCAATAGTGAAAGTTATAGCACACTTTCACTGTATATTTACTTTGACtctcataaatatttattgcaTTGCACCACAACTGCAAAAGATCAGATCAATATTGGAGGCCAACGTTTATCTATCTAACAGTTTAAATGTTGGACGTCAACGTTTATCTATCTAATAGCTTAGTTTTCTTTATGGTCAGGATGCctcagtctcacagagctgctgtcgtGACCATAAACTCCTGTCGTGATACATCTGGTTACCTTGGggctttgataaaaaaaacaaaaaaacaaagttgtgtCTGAGCCTGAACAAACTAAATTGAATTCAGATGCCaatgtgaatgaataaattcaCCCATCATGTATCCTCAGTCACTTTGCACTCATTTTAACCAGCAGAACAAAAGGGCAATATCCACTAAGGCCATCCCTATGTTTAATTCaataaactgtttaaaattCAGTCCACAGAGGACACATGTGCCTCTGTCTTCCCCCTAATGAGGAGGCAAGAAAGAGATAATGGTCttgaatgtgaaataaaaactgaaataccCTCTGTAGCATAGTTAAGAGTGACCTGCAGTTGAACTTTCTCTGGCCTCATTGTGTCCCTCAGGCGGTGTAGATGTGGAAAACTGCTGACAAGACATCTTCCATAGGGGTCACAATGACAGGGCACAATGCTACCAAATTAGGTCCTCACAGAGGGTTTGCTGCGATGCTGACAATTTATTTCACTTGACTGAGATCTAGTAATTAAACTCTGACGATGACACTTATAAGGGATATATTTAAAGCATTTAGTCCAAACTTATACTTTTGGTTTTAAAGAAATGTTCCGGTTATCTTAtcatagcataaagactggaaatgctAATATGGTTCTGTCCAATGGTAACAAAATATGTCTACGAGTTCCTACCTGCTCAgttattaacatgttatatattGATGGTTTCGTCAGTAcataaataaagtgtaaaaatgacaagttgtgatttatgttttgttttgttttttttcctttgttttttttggttagTGTGATGAACTTGTTTGCAAATAGCTGCTTATTCACACATCTAGTAGACATAGCAATTTATAAGCATTTATTTGGAGTAATATTTCTGGCCACCTGACGAACGTAAGGTTTTGGTTTCCACTAACTCCAGGGAAATTTCCGGCTCTTTACGCTCCGCTATACTtactagctagttgctaactttgccTGTCATTTGCTACTGATTTGAGAACAGCTGCCAgatgagagcggtgagactgaaaacaactgcTGTGAAGCCAAATCAATGCACTGAAAGACATAATAGAGCCAATACAGCTAAAGTGAATTTTTACATCCTATAATCTGATCAGATCCATCCTCCCTAATTTGACTGgctgcaaatttattaaaaatcctTGGAGAAATACATCTACTGTCAGCCCAAGATTCTGCTCGCGCTTTTTGTGATCTGTGTTGCTATTATGCTCCAAGAATACTAAAGTGAGAGACACACAAGACATATTAGaagcaaaaattaaaattaatgtttACACCTGTTCAGTCACTAGATGGAGACATTTTATAGTATTTATATTATAGTCCCACTTTGAGCTACTGACTAGTAGCTTTTCAAGACAAGAATAATATCTCTCTCATGTATTTGTTGTGGAACATGAACTTGGCAGTATAATACTTCTGCCTTGGCTGTAAAGACAACTTTGCCTCTGtgaaatgatcatttcatttttgttaattGTTGTGTGTTACTACTGGCAAGGCTATTACACAGCCTACGTGTTTACTTCAGACCAGCTATGACTGTAGACTCATAAACAGCAAATTTCTGTAAACATGCCaacttaaaatataaagtttacATTTCATACTCCCAAACAAGCTGGTATAAATCTCCCTAatattacacacaaaacatctcAACTGTATAGATCTTTCATTCTCTATTGTAGGTCATATATAGATGTAGTCTACAACATTACTAAcataatgttttgtaatttgagattgtgttatttttgtgatattGTCATTTCTAATTTCCATAgttcatattattatttcacagaTGTGCCAACCCCATTTCATATtgcctcttttcttccttcaatCTGCATTGAAACATTAGCAAGCAATGGTAGTTTTGTCAATTAATGTTAGCTCAGTTAGCTATATGCAACAGTTATACTTGGCAATTAATAGATGTAAATATTGTTTAACTAATATCTATGTAAAAACTAGATTAtgtgatttatgttttaatgtataGACATGTACATTAGTTAGTTACATTATCACTTACATTATAACTAAACTAAGTTTGAATTTATAAAACAGCTGGTGCAACTGGCTAATGTTCTGTTCTTAGATACAGAACACATCTGTAAATGTGACGTAGACTTTAAATTAGGCTTTCAAAAGTGCTTAATACATATTTATTAGTTACATATTACATAATATTAGTTATTAATGAACTATTGTGTAAGTATGTATTGAGCAACAtaagtgtaaaatattacaGTGTTATGTTACATTGCAATATTACGATAGTCAGTAACTATAATGAGTCTGACTGTAGAAATGTCCCTATTAATCAAACCTGAATAAGCAACGCAGGgcagaaacatgtttgtttgtgttgtacaTAATGGACTGgaatgtagttttattttttttattaagttgATACTGGAAAATTAACATTGCTGAATTTACATGAGGAAAAAATGACTGATGTTAATAATTCAAATAGAACAATAATTGTTGTCACCTCCAGTCACTGTATGATGTTGATTTGGCACAAAAGCAAATCAGAAACTCTTTTCATGGTGC
The genomic region above belongs to Seriola aureovittata isolate HTS-2021-v1 ecotype China chromosome 9, ASM2101889v1, whole genome shotgun sequence and contains:
- the klhl21 gene encoding kelch-like protein 21; protein product: MEKPALQTQPSTLPFFDTAHAFNLLRGIHELRAERKFFDVTLCAEGREFHCHRTVLAAASTYFRAMFAGTLRESVMDRVVLHEVSAELLGLLVDFCYTGRVTVTQDNVDLLLKTADLFQFPSVKEACCAFLEQRLDVSNCLEIQDFAEAYACRELAASARRFVLKNIMELAKGTDFERLPWKRLLEFISDDDLCVDKEETVYQIAVRWVKADLQRRLHYWPELLQQVRLPFVRRFFLLAHVESDPLVYLSPTCLRMVNEARSFQSCEYDRYDRPCHRMRPRPSTGLAEILVVVGGCDQDCDELVTVDCYNPQTGQWRYLAEFPDHLGGGYSIAALGNDMYVTGGSDGSRLYDGVWRYKSSVNEWTEVSPMLKAREYHSSCVLKGQLYVVASDSTERYDHALDCWEALPAMLHPMDNCSTTTCNGRLYAIGCLTGEDTMAIQSYDTDTNRWIMVKCGQLPPWSFTPKTVTLSGLIYFVRDDSAEVDVYNPQKNEWDKISPMTQVHVGGSVAALGGKLYVSGGYDNTFELSDVVEAYDPTTRTWSLAGRLPQPTFWHGSVSIFRQFMPMVSSAFEPIDIPESNAIHLHRHQRHQELHNLNNNLNQNQNQDVNPAH